A window of the Juglans microcarpa x Juglans regia isolate MS1-56 chromosome 5D, Jm3101_v1.0, whole genome shotgun sequence genome harbors these coding sequences:
- the LOC121265852 gene encoding uncharacterized protein LOC121265852, with amino-acid sequence MAARRRVRNLGDLNENNNERGCTFEQFNRTHPPSFDGRDDSNAVEDWIQDIEEIFSILECTDQQKVRFAAFKLIGEAKRWWNSEKAIREAGGTGEVSWPHFKQNFFDRFFPKADQEARALEFTNLVQETMTVRQYAAKFAELSRFASYLIPDKKKKTRRFEEGLNQRIYERVMVLQIQNFSDLVHKAMLVEQNLKRSAELQEQRKRATPPGSSSMDQGPWRKRNEGSNSSQRQVQGYQSNNPCKFCNHIHTWECRKENGSCFRCGKTGHFIRECPLLSDDKNKSNTPPGPRKTTQGKNQCRMGPARVFALTAEDVEDDNNAITGTPLFFSLKVFFWVLVELGLIMLA; translated from the coding sequence ATGGCTGCTCGTCGTCGAGTTCGAAACCTTGGAGATTTGAACGAAAACAACAATGAGAGGGGTTGCACGTTCGAGCAATTTAATCGCACCCATCCGCCCTCCTTTGATGGAAGAGACGATTCCAATGCAGTTGAGGATTGGATTCAGGACATCGAAGAGATATTCAGTATCTTGGAGTGCACCGATCAACAAAAAGTTCGTTTTGCAGCTTTTAAATTGATTGGAGAAGCAAAGCGATGGTGGAACTCTGAGAAAGCCATCAGAGAAGCTGGTGGAACTGGAGAAGTGAGCTGGCCTCACTTTAAGCAAAACTTCTTCGACCGCTTCTTTCCGAAAGCAGACCAGGAAGCTAGAGCCCTAGAGTTTACTAACTTGGTGCAAGAGACCATGACGGTACGCCAGTATGCTGCAAAATTTGCAGAGTTGTCACGCTTCGCCTCATATTTGATTCCcgacaaaaagaagaaaactcgGAGGTTTGAAGAGGGTTTAAATCAAAGGATCTACGAACGGGTTATGGTTctacaaattcaaaacttttcagACTTGGTACATAAAGCGATGCTGGTGGAGCAGAATCTTAAGAGAAGCGCTGAGTTACAGGAACAAAGAAAGAGAGCTACTCCACCTGGATCCTCTAGTATGGATCAAGGGCCATGGAGGAAGAGAAACGAAGGTAGCAACTCAAGTCAGAGACAGGTGCAGGGATATCAATCAAATAACCCCTGCAAGTTTTGTAACCACATACACACTTGGGAGTGTAGAAAGGAAAATGGGTCATGTTTTCGATGTGGAAAGACTGGCCATTTCATCAGAGAATGCCCATTGCTGTCAGACGACAAGAATAAGTCCAACACACCTCCAGGTCCCCGAAAGACGACACAAGGAAAAAATCAATGTAGAATGGGACCAGCTCGAGTGTTTGCATTGACAGCTGAAGATGTTGAGGACGATAACAATGCGATCACAGGTACCCCACTTTTTTTCTccttgaaagtttttttttgggttttagttGAGCTGGGATTAATCATGCTTGCATGA